One Drosophila virilis strain 15010-1051.87 chromosome 5, Dvir_AGI_RSII-ME, whole genome shotgun sequence DNA window includes the following coding sequences:
- the LOC6626125 gene encoding probable protein phosphatase CG10417, whose product MGAYLSHPKTEKASTDEFNDMLVVGASSMQGWRNSQEDAHNSILNFDTNTSFFAVYDGHGGAEVAQYCADKLPEFLMSLDSYKSGKLEQALKDAFLGFDKTLLDPTVVNTLKILAGEHNIVDEDGEGYDEEDDDEDLAELHEESNLPLNEVLEKYKGLPQTHDLSLLKADSAAGKSMPTLLRGRRAAAVAAEAVNKAVMDPTAKPAGSSTSAAAAAAFHEIDGAGPSSSRVGKPEPEDESTVSSSSSSASKTNNSPSTSNTPKDESVISKVAASNNSGVAPTEQNGSVTSSEAKAVVKVANETPAASEETAVSGSSDIADKKANGSVDNSTTGKPEPADISSTSKESEKVLKKVNSAQDEESTDDDADYDENALIKAQEITAADSSSDEEMVDGNDGHDDDDDDDDDDDDDEDDDDEDEDDNVSEDDADEDQLANDHFCANMIEEPGKDSGCTAVVCLLHGRDLYVANAGDSRCVISRNGKAIEMSLDHKPEDEEESTRIVKAGGRVTLDGRVNGGLNLSRALGDHAYKTNLELPAEAQMISALPDVKKLIITPEDEFMVLACDGIWNYMSSGEVVDFVRLRLKDESKKLSQICEELFDNCLAPNTMGDGTGCDNMTAVIVKFEQKLQELTSTINPAETENAILEAAKEKKESNDANAEQSALKRSASPDAGADEASRAEITSKSKRLKIEGDLLEPEDANAKNATDAISCPPSSVGEQKETAVVVSST is encoded by the exons ATGGGTGCTTACTTGTCGCATCCGAAGACGGAAAAAGCTTCCACAGATGAATTCAATGATATGCTCGTCGTGGGTGCCAGTTCGATGCAGGGCTGGCGCAACAGTCAAGAG GATGCGCATAATTCAATATTGAATTTTGACACGAACACATCGTTTTTTGCGGTTTACGATGGACACGGCGGTGCTGAGGTGGCGCAATATTGTGCCGATAAACTGCCAGAGTTCCTTATGAGCCTCGACAGCTACAAGAGCGGCAAGTTGGAGCAAGCACTCAAAGATGCGTTTCTGGGATTCGATAAAACATTGCTCGACCCAACAGTGGTCAATACATTAAAGATACTGGCTGGCGAACACAATATTGTCGATGAAGATGGTGAGGGGTACGACGAGGAGGACGACGACGAAGATCTGGCTGAATTGCATGAGGAGAGTAATTTGCCGCTGAACGAGGTTCTAGAGAAGTACAAAGGCCTGCCCCAAACGCATGACCTTTCATTGCTTAAGGCTGACTCTGCTGCCGGAAAGTCAATGCCAACGTTATTGCGTGGTCGTCGTGCTGCGGCTGTCGCTGCCGAAGCGGTCAATAAAGCTGTCATGGATCCAACAGCTAAGCCTGCAGGTTCCTCAACttcggcagcagctgcagctgcgtttCATGAAATAGACGGAGCTGGCCCAAGCAGTTCAAGAGTTGGCAAGCCGGAACCAGAAGATGAGTCCACagttagcagcagcagttcaAGTGCTAGCAAAACCAACAATTCACCTAGCACAAGTAATACTCCTAAGGATGAATCCGTCATCAGCAAAGTTGCAGCAAGCAATAACAGTGGCGTTGCACCTACTGAGCAGAATGGTAGTGTTACCTCTTCAGAGGCTAAAGCCGTGGTCAAAGTTGCAAATGAGACTCCCGCCGCATCAGAGGAAACTGCTGTGTCTGGTTCCAGCGATATTGCAGATAAAAAAGCAAACGGAAGTGTCGACAATTCCACAACCGGTAAACCAGAGCCCGCTGACATTTCATCAACTAGCAAGGAATcggaaaaagttttgaaaaaaGTCAATTCTGCACAAGACGAAGAGTCCACCGACGACGACGCCGATTATGACGAGAACGCTTTGATAAAAGCCCAAGAAATTACTGCGGCTGATAGCTCTTCTGATGAGGAGATGGTTGACGGTAATGACGGtcatgatgacgatgacgacgacgacgacgatgatgatgatgacgaggacgacgacgacgaagacGAG GATGACAATGTTAGCGAAGATGACGCCGATGAAGACCAGCTAGCAAATGATCATTTCTGCGCCAACATGATTGAAGAACCTGGTAAAGATAGTGGATGCACAGCGgttgtctgtttgttgcacGGCCGTGACTTATATGTAGCGAATGCTGGAGATTCGCGGTGCGTTATTTCACGCAACGGAAAGGCCATTGAGATGAGCCTAGATCACAAGCCCGAGGATGAAGAGGAGTCAACACGTATTGTCAAGGCAGGTGGCCGTGTCACCCTTGATGGTCGCGTTAACGGTGGGCTAAATTTGTCCAGGGCTCTGGGAGATCATGCATACAAAACGAATTTGGAGCTGCCAGCTGAAGCACAAATGATTTCCGCGCTGCCGGACGTTAAGAAACTAATCATTACTCCAGAAGATGAGTTTATGGTCCTGGCTTGCGATGGTATATGGAATTACATGTCCAGCGGGGAGGTAGTCGACTTTGTGCGGCTGCGTCTGAAAGATGAAAGCAAGAAATTGTCGCAAATTTGTGAGGAG CTTTTTGACAATTGTTTGGCGCCAAATACAATGGGCGATGGCACTGGATGCGACAACATGaccgctgtcattgtgaaaTTTGAGCAAAAACTACAAGAACTAACATCCACAATAAATCCAGCTGAGACGGAAAACGCGATCCTTGAAGCAGCTAAGGAAAAGAAAGAATCCAACGACGCCAATGCGGAGCAAAGTGCTCTTAAACGTAGCGCTTCACCAGACGCTGGTGCTGATGAAGCTAGCCGGGCCGAGATTACTAGCAAGTCAAAACGATTGAAGATTGAAGGTGATTTGCTGGAGCCAGAGGATGCAAACGCAAAGAATGCCACCGATGCCATTAGCTGCCCGCCATCATCGGTTGGTGAACAGAAGGAAACTGCTGTCGTCGTATCATCTACATAA
- the LOC6626124 gene encoding BTB/POZ domain-containing adapter for CUL3-mediated RhoA degradation protein 3: MSGDQKVLLKGHASQYVKLNVGGRLYYTTIGTLTKHNDTMLSAMFSGRMEVLTDSEGWILIDRCGNHFGIILNFLRDGSVPLPETNKEIAELLAEAKYYCITELAMSCERALYTHQEPKPICRIPLITSQKEEQLLISSSSKPAVILVVQRQNNKYSYTSTSDDNLLKNIELFDKLSLRFNERILFIKDVIGPSEICCWSFYGHGKKVAEVCCTSIVYATDRKHTKVEFPEARIYEETLQVLLYENRNAPDQELLQATSSVRAGGVSGASMHQYTSDEEEERTGLARLRSNKRNNPT, encoded by the exons ATGTCCGGCGACCAGAAAGTGCTATTGAAGGGACACGCATCACAGTACGTTAAACTAAATGTGGGTGGCCGTTTGTATTATACGACGATTGGCACTCTAACAAAACATAATGATACCATGCTCAGTGCCATGTTCAGTGGGCGCATGGAGGTGCTTACAGATTCTGAAG GTTGGATTTTGATCGATCGTTGTGGCAATCATTTTGGCATAATATTAAACTTTTTGCGTGATGGCAGTGTGCCGCTGCCGGAGACAAACAAGGAGATTGCAGAGCTACTTGCCGAAGCGAAATACTACTGCATCACTGAACTTGCAATGTCCTGTGAGCGGGCATTATATACACACCAGGAACCGAAACCCATCTGCCGTATACCGTTGATAACGTCGCAAAAGGAGGAACAGTTGCTGATCAGTTCATCCTCGAAGCCGGCCGTCATTTTGGTGGTACAGCGACAGAACAACAAATACTCGTACACAAGCACTTCGGATGATAATTTGCTCAAGAATATTGAACTGTTTGACAAGCTGTCATTACGCTTTAACGAGCGAATACTATTCATTAAGGACGTAATTGGGCCAAGTGAAATTTGCTGCTGGTCATTTTATGGGCACGGCAAAAAAGTGGCCGAGGTCTGCTGTACATCTATTGTCTATGCGACAGATCGCAAGCACACTAAAGTGGAGTTCCCAGAAGCACGCATCTACGAGGAGACTCTTCAGGTTCTACTCTATGAGAATCGCAATGCGCCGGACCAGGAGCTGTTGCAAGCCACATCTTCCGTGCGTGCAGGCGGCGTCAGCGGCGCCAGTATGCATCAGTATACGAGCGACGAGGAAGAAGAGCGCACGGGCCTCGCTCGATTGCGATCAAACAAGCGGAACAACCCCACTTGA
- the IFT20 gene encoding intraflagellar transport protein 20 homolog, with product MEELHKAGLYMDEIYRLRVQDPTIANQTIELRQECLEYSRNLQVFKKFGEDFYKISSNFAKDVENEKLRAIGTQNQLKTMAKQRQTEQQVYQSQILEQTVELERVKSEYQYLQRIESEQQEIINNFLMNQ from the coding sequence ATGGAGGAACTTCATAAAGCAGGGCTTTATATGGACGAAATCTATAGGCTCCGAGTCCAGGATCCAACGATTGCCAACCAGACAATTGAGCTGCGACAGGAGTGCTTGGAATATTCAAGAAACTTGCAAGTTTTTAAAAAGTTCGGTGAGGACTTCTACAAAATATCGTCTAATTTCGCTAAAGATGTCGAGAATGAAAAACTGCGTGCAATTGGCACACAGAACCAGCTCAAGACAATGGCCAAACAGCGTCAGACGGAGCAGCAAGTTTATCAGAGCCAGATTCTAGAGCAGACAGTGGAACTCGAGCGTGTGAAAAGCGAGTATCAATATTTGCAGCGCATTGAGTCCGAACAGCAAGAGATTATCAACAATTTCCTAATGAACcaataa
- the LOC6626122 gene encoding INO80 complex subunit B, with amino-acid sequence MGKSEDRRSKRSKRQKPARFASPTESPPSPTQAICVPEPIEMATTQAAAQIPVKPTVTTPSVYTNKANERTRPASSTKSLPGISTPPSNSTKKVRKRRNSDTSSDEERWLNAIETGKLEDVDDELKKIKDPKLMTARQRAMYERTQDAEPALAGFVEELIALPSGYREKEKPQTAEEIQKAALKSQKRKQQADERREKDKQKTMERLLKKQESGKQRSAAARNKQNQKLTRPSLTYINSLDGVYIIVPPGQEFPIQAQSAIKPPPRQLCGIPGCTNRKVYSCSKTNMPLCSLACYRKNLAVI; translated from the exons atgggAAAATCTGAAG ATCGCCGCTCAAAGCGGAGTAAACGACAAAAACCCGCACGGTTTGCCTCGCCCACAGAGTCCCCGCCATCACCGACACAAGCAATCTGTGTTCCAGAGCCAATTGAAATGGCAACAACGCAGGCAGCTGCACAAATACCAGTAAAACCTACAGTGACAACCCCATCGGTGTATACTAACAAGGCTAATGAACGGACACGACCTGCGTCCAGTACGAAATCTTTGCCGGGGATCTCAACGCCACCAAGCAATTCCACGAAGAAGGTTAGAAAACGCCGTAACTCTGATACTTCAAGCGATGAGGAGCGATGGTTAAATGCCATCGAAactggcaaacttgaagacgTCGATGATGAGTTGAAAAAGATAAAAGATCCCAAACTAATGACAGCACGCCAACGTGCCATGTATGAACGGACGCAGGATGCCGAGCCTGCATTGGCGGGATTTGTGGAAGAGCTTATCGCACTTCCAAGTGGGTATAGGGAGAAGGAAAAACCTCAGACGGCCGAGGAGATTCAAAAGGCTGCGCTAAAGTCGCAAAAGCGCAAACAACAAGCCGATGAACGTAGGGAGAAAGACAAGCAAAAGACGATGGAACGCCTGCTAAAGAAGCAAGAAAGTGGCAAGCAGcgctcagcagcagcacgtaataaacaaaatcaaaaactcaCACGTCCATCGCTTACGTACATAAATTCTTTGGATGGTGTTTACATAATAGTGCCACCAGGACAAGAGTTTCCAATACAAGCACAATCCGCCATCAAACCGCCGCCCCGTCAGCTGTGTGGTATCCCAGGCTGCACCAACCGCAAAGTCTACAGTTGCTCCAAAACGAATATGCCGCTGTGTAGTTTAGCGTGTTATCGAAAGAATCTTGCTGTTATTTAA